A single window of Lates calcarifer isolate ASB-BC8 unplaced genomic scaffold, TLL_Latcal_v3 _unitig_4100_quiver_2602, whole genome shotgun sequence DNA harbors:
- the LOC127140262 gene encoding uncharacterized protein LOC127140262, with translation MEESVDVKALRARFNSKASTSDNSSRDSGSPKSPRPGFGRVIPPVTENDLVHHRLSPVALPPLTGPGLVRFPRTEPMATSIPPRPPFPRPPPSSGVRAPFQPADTTKVKQTGQLLQNMMLGHQRPPGVKPLLSPAPAPAPAPAPPPTSTPLPLRQQPRQRECRGSDPAEEATAPCRTFALEAKTASKRQPGAL, from the coding sequence GAGGAGAGCGTTGATGTCAAGGCTCTCAGGGCCCGGTTCAACAGCAAGGCCAGCACCTCGGACAACAGCAGCCGAGACAGCGGCTCCCCGAAATCTCCACGACCCGGGTTTGGGAGAGTGATCCCGCCGGTGACAGAGAACGATCTAGTCCATCATAGACTGTCTCCTGTTGCTCTTCCTCCTTTGACGGGACCGGGCCTGGTGAGGTTCCCAAGGACAGAGCCAATGGCCACTTCCATCCCTCCCAGACCTCCTTTCCCTCGACCGCCTCCCAGTTCTGGAGTCAGAGCACCCTTCCAGCCGGCAGACACCACCAAGGTCAAGCAGACGGGGCAGTTGCTACAGAACATGATGCTGGGGCACCAGAGGCCTCCGGGTGTGAAACCACTCCTGagtccagctccagctccagctccagcccctgcaccacctcccacctccacccctctACCGCTCCGACAGCAGCCCAGACAGAGGGAGTGCAGGGGAAGTGACCCCGCTGAGGAGGCCACTGCCCCCTGCAGGACCTTTGCCCTTGAAGCCAAAACGGCCTCCAAACGTCAACCTGGAGCCCTTTAA